The following coding sequences lie in one Hydrogenophaga sp. PBL-H3 genomic window:
- the rsxB gene encoding electron transport complex subunit RsxB has translation MNDLARRIDAALPQTQCTRCGYPDCASYALAIADGGADINQCPPGGAEGIERLAAITGQVFKPLNPHNGIEGPVTVAVIDEAWCIGCTLCIKVCPTDAIVGSNKRMHTVIEPACTGCELCLPVCPVDCISLEIVSGERTGWQAWTAEQARQGQARYQARQTRLAREKREHDDRLEAKAKEKLTDLAAHSRITNEALLDKKRSVIEAALARARARRTSV, from the coding sequence ATGAACGACCTCGCACGGCGCATTGACGCCGCCCTGCCGCAAACCCAGTGCACGCGCTGCGGCTATCCCGACTGCGCGAGCTACGCGCTGGCCATTGCCGATGGCGGTGCCGACATCAACCAGTGCCCACCCGGTGGAGCCGAGGGCATCGAGCGGCTGGCCGCGATCACGGGGCAGGTCTTCAAACCCCTGAACCCGCACAACGGCATTGAAGGCCCTGTGACGGTCGCCGTGATCGATGAGGCCTGGTGCATCGGCTGCACCTTGTGCATCAAGGTCTGCCCCACCGACGCCATCGTGGGCAGCAACAAACGCATGCACACCGTGATCGAACCCGCTTGCACCGGGTGCGAGCTGTGTTTGCCGGTGTGCCCGGTGGACTGCATTTCGCTGGAGATCGTCAGTGGCGAGCGCACCGGCTGGCAGGCCTGGACGGCCGAGCAGGCGCGGCAAGGCCAGGCGCGCTACCAGGCAAGGCAGACGCGACTCGCTCGCGAGAAGCGGGAACACGACGATCGGCTGGAGGCCAAGGCGAAAGAGAAGCTGACCGACCTGGCCGCGCATTCGCGGATCACCAACGAGGCGCTGCTGGACAAGAAGCGATCCGTGATCGAGGCCGCGCTCGCCCGGGCCAGGGCCAGGCGCACCAGCGTCTGA
- a CDS encoding methyl-accepting chemotaxis protein, translated as MSGFHPLSPGVWLMRRLRLRGKLLLLAASSLLPQVVAWGFSGLPSASAWVLGIELGGAAVLVYLMLSFYVSFMSDFRQVLGSMEQTASGNLRAVLKVRGSDELADLTRLLDRMVGNLSAMVAEVRSNSALVAHAGKSLATGNRDLADRTEQQAANLEQTAASVQELSSTVQQNAQTAGDSDSQAAQVRDVAESGAQSMGRAVESVEGIQKSAQQMNEIIGVIDSLAFQTNILALNAAVEAARAGEQGRGFAVVAAEVRSLAQRSAASAKEIRQLIEASRQQVEASVVQIRTAGSSIQQIANGVRGVAANMSLISASSAEQSTGLSEISSAVSQLDEITQRNAQMVERAVAQADQLEQRAAHLSKAVSSFMLQQGTAEEAMALVDRAQAMRQQRGREAFVREITTPTSGFHDRDMYVFALDKSGVYRSFGGKPEKVGSRVQDIPGIDGQALLNAIVSQAETAPGWVEYDIGNPANGSIQAKMSYVVKVDELYVGCGVYKTAAARQAA; from the coding sequence ATGTCCGGCTTTCATCCTTTGTCCCCAGGCGTCTGGCTGATGCGCCGCCTGCGCCTGCGCGGCAAGTTGCTGCTGCTGGCCGCCTCCTCACTGCTGCCGCAGGTGGTCGCCTGGGGGTTCTCCGGACTGCCTTCGGCGAGCGCCTGGGTGCTGGGCATTGAGCTCGGTGGCGCTGCCGTGCTGGTCTACCTCATGCTCAGTTTCTATGTCAGTTTCATGAGCGACTTTCGGCAGGTGCTGGGCAGCATGGAGCAGACCGCCTCGGGCAACTTGCGCGCCGTGCTGAAGGTGCGAGGCAGCGACGAACTCGCCGATCTCACCCGCTTGCTCGACCGCATGGTCGGCAACCTCTCGGCCATGGTGGCCGAGGTGCGCAGCAACTCCGCCCTGGTGGCTCACGCCGGCAAGAGCCTGGCCACCGGCAACCGCGATCTGGCCGACCGCACCGAACAACAGGCCGCCAATCTGGAGCAGACCGCGGCCAGCGTGCAGGAACTCTCCAGCACGGTGCAGCAAAACGCCCAGACCGCCGGCGACTCCGACAGCCAGGCCGCGCAGGTGCGCGACGTGGCGGAGTCGGGTGCTCAGTCGATGGGCCGCGCGGTGGAGTCGGTCGAGGGCATTCAGAAGAGCGCGCAGCAGATGAACGAGATCATCGGCGTGATCGACAGCCTGGCGTTTCAGACCAACATCCTGGCGCTGAACGCGGCAGTGGAAGCTGCTCGCGCGGGCGAACAGGGCAGGGGGTTTGCGGTGGTGGCGGCCGAGGTCCGCTCGCTGGCCCAGCGCTCGGCTGCGTCCGCCAAGGAAATTCGACAGCTCATCGAGGCCTCGCGCCAGCAGGTGGAGGCCAGCGTGGTGCAGATCCGCACCGCAGGCAGCAGCATCCAGCAGATCGCCAACGGCGTGCGCGGCGTGGCGGCCAACATGTCGCTGATCTCGGCCTCCAGCGCCGAACAGAGCACCGGACTGAGTGAAATTTCATCGGCCGTCTCGCAGCTCGACGAGATCACCCAGCGCAATGCACAGATGGTCGAGCGCGCCGTGGCGCAGGCCGACCAACTGGAGCAGCGGGCGGCACACCTCTCCAAGGCGGTGTCGTCCTTCATGTTGCAGCAAGGCACGGCCGAAGAAGCCATGGCGCTGGTGGACAGGGCGCAGGCCATGCGCCAGCAGCGCGGGCGCGAAGCCTTCGTGCGCGAGATCACCACGCCCACCAGCGGTTTCCACGACCGCGACATGTATGTCTTTGCGCTCGACAAGAGCGGTGTCTATCGCTCGTTCGGCGGCAAGCCCGAGAAGGTGGGCAGCCGCGTGCAGGACATTCCCGGCATCGACGGTCAGGCCCTGCTGAACGCCATCGTGTCGCAGGCCGAAACCGCGCCGGGCTGGGTCGAGTACGACATCGGGAACCCGGCCAACGGCAGCATCCAGGCCAAGATGTCGTATGTGGTGAAGGTCGACGAACTCTACGTGGGCTGCGGCGTCTACAAGACCGCGGCCGCTCGCCAGGCGGCCTGA
- a CDS encoding VOC family protein: MSTSVSPIRPFKVLGIQQIAIGGPDKQRLQKLWVEMLGLEVTGHFRSERENVDEDICAIGSGPFKVEVDLMQPLDPDKKPAVHATPLNHIGLWIDDLPTAVDWLSAQGVRFAPGGIRQGAAGFDITFLHPKANDEFPIAGEGVLIELVQAPPEVVSAFARLSAQPA, encoded by the coding sequence ATGAGCACATCGGTATCCCCCATCCGCCCTTTCAAGGTACTGGGCATCCAGCAGATCGCCATCGGCGGGCCTGACAAGCAGCGCCTGCAGAAGCTCTGGGTCGAGATGCTCGGCCTGGAGGTCACTGGCCACTTTCGCAGCGAGCGTGAGAACGTGGACGAGGACATCTGCGCCATCGGCAGCGGACCGTTCAAGGTCGAGGTCGACCTGATGCAGCCGCTGGACCCCGACAAGAAGCCTGCGGTGCACGCCACGCCGCTCAACCACATCGGCCTGTGGATTGACGACCTGCCCACTGCGGTGGACTGGTTGAGCGCTCAGGGCGTGCGGTTTGCACCGGGCGGCATCCGCCAGGGGGCGGCGGGCTTTGACATCACCTTTCTGCACCCCAAAGCCAACGACGAATTCCCGATCGCCGGCGAGGGTGTGCTGATCGAACTGGTGCAGGCGCCGCCCGAGGTGGTCAGCGCGTTTGCCCGGCTCTCGGCCCAGCCGGCCTGA
- a CDS encoding class I SAM-dependent methyltransferase codes for MRQGLAFALGYLRNPRRVGAIAPASRALAQAILSEVMRSAPGTLIEVGAGTGAITRALLPALAHVDRFMVIERDPGFAQLLRRSFPDLEVLNHCASRLDALAIEKRSPVTVVSSLPLLSMTRDEAHGCIDAMVALIESRPGSRLIQYTYASPHLRPFKDIPIGWRWRRAASIWANLPPATVWTLEQASHPSHTHNGFH; via the coding sequence ATGCGACAAGGTTTGGCTTTCGCGCTGGGGTACCTGCGTAATCCAAGGCGCGTGGGTGCCATCGCTCCGGCCTCCAGAGCCCTGGCGCAAGCCATCCTGAGCGAGGTGATGCGGTCCGCGCCCGGGACCTTGATCGAGGTGGGCGCCGGCACCGGGGCCATCACCCGGGCCCTGCTGCCGGCCTTGGCCCATGTTGATCGCTTCATGGTGATCGAGCGCGACCCCGGCTTTGCCCAGCTGCTGCGCAGAAGCTTTCCCGATCTGGAGGTGCTCAACCATTGCGCCTCCCGGCTCGATGCGCTGGCCATCGAAAAACGCAGTCCGGTCACTGTGGTGTCGTCCTTGCCCCTGCTGTCCATGACGCGGGATGAAGCGCATGGGTGTATCGATGCCATGGTGGCCTTGATCGAGAGCCGCCCGGGTTCGCGCCTGATCCAGTACACCTACGCGTCGCCCCACCTGCGGCCCTTCAAGGACATTCCCATCGGCTGGCGCTGGCGCCGGGCTGCTTCCATCTGGGCGAACCTGCCACCGGCCACCGTGTGGACGCTGGAGCAGGCCAGCCATCCCTCACACACCCACAACGGCTTTCATTGA
- a CDS encoding acetyl-CoA carboxylase biotin carboxylase subunit, with amino-acid sequence MFKKILIANRGEIACRVIATAKKMGIATVAVYSEADKEARHVQLADEAVLLGPAPSRESYLVADKIIAAAKQTGAQAIHPGYGFLSENEAFARRVEEEGMAFIGPKHFSIAAMGDKIASKKLANAAKVNTIPGWNDAIESAERAVEIARDIGYPVMIKASAGGGGKGLRVAFNDKDAFEGFTSCRNEARNSFGDDRIFIEKFVQEPRHIEIQVLGDSHGNVIYLNERECSIQRRHQKVIEEAPSPFISDATRKAMGEQAVALAKAVNYQSAGTVEFVVGKDQDFYFLEMNTRLQVEHPVTECITGLDLVELMIRVAAGEKLPLTQADVKREGWAIECRINAEDPFRNFLPSTGRLVRFAPPAQSMWQGNTADLQGVRVDTGVQDGGEIPMFYDSMIAKLIVHGKDRLEAITKMREALNGFVIRGISSNIPFQAALLAHPKFVAGDFNTGFIAEHYGHGFRAEDVPHDDADFLVALAAFVRRKSRERAAGLSGQLPGYGVKVGHDFRVIVLGATGEHLYKPVHVDEVVGQLGSALVTVDGKRYAISSPSRLNDICITGECNGQPFTAQIERGTPRNPLALVVQHNGTRIETMVVSPRMAELHALMPFKAAADMSKYVLSPMPGLLVEVAVQPGQKVQAGERVAVIEAMKMENVLFAAADGVVGKVLASRGESLVVDQPIVEFE; translated from the coding sequence ATGTTCAAGAAAATACTCATAGCCAACCGCGGCGAGATCGCTTGCCGCGTGATTGCCACCGCGAAGAAGATGGGCATCGCCACCGTGGCGGTGTATTCGGAGGCCGACAAGGAAGCGCGCCACGTGCAGCTGGCCGATGAGGCCGTGTTGCTCGGGCCGGCGCCCTCGCGCGAGTCCTACCTGGTGGCCGACAAGATCATTGCGGCCGCCAAACAGACCGGCGCGCAGGCCATCCACCCGGGCTACGGCTTCCTGTCGGAAAACGAAGCCTTTGCCCGCCGCGTGGAAGAAGAGGGCATGGCCTTCATCGGCCCCAAACACTTCAGCATTGCGGCCATGGGCGACAAGATCGCGTCCAAGAAGCTGGCGAATGCGGCCAAGGTCAACACCATTCCGGGCTGGAACGATGCCATCGAGAGCGCCGAGCGCGCGGTGGAGATCGCCAGGGACATCGGCTACCCGGTGATGATCAAGGCCAGTGCCGGTGGCGGTGGCAAAGGCTTGCGCGTGGCCTTCAACGACAAGGACGCCTTTGAAGGCTTCACCAGCTGCCGCAACGAGGCGCGCAACAGCTTCGGCGACGACCGCATCTTCATCGAGAAATTCGTACAGGAGCCGCGCCACATCGAGATCCAGGTGCTGGGCGATTCGCACGGCAACGTGATCTATCTGAACGAGCGCGAGTGCTCCATCCAGCGCCGCCACCAGAAGGTGATCGAGGAGGCGCCGTCGCCCTTCATTTCAGATGCCACGCGCAAGGCCATGGGCGAGCAGGCCGTGGCGCTGGCCAAGGCGGTGAACTACCAGAGCGCCGGCACGGTGGAGTTTGTGGTCGGCAAGGACCAGGACTTCTATTTCCTGGAGATGAACACGCGCCTGCAGGTGGAGCACCCGGTGACCGAGTGCATCACCGGTCTCGATCTGGTGGAGCTGATGATCCGCGTGGCGGCCGGCGAGAAGCTGCCGCTGACGCAAGCCGACGTCAAACGCGAGGGCTGGGCGATCGAGTGCCGCATCAATGCGGAAGACCCGTTTCGCAATTTCCTGCCCAGCACCGGGCGCCTGGTGAGGTTTGCGCCACCCGCGCAGAGCATGTGGCAAGGCAACACGGCTGATCTCCAAGGCGTGCGCGTGGACACCGGCGTGCAGGACGGTGGCGAGATCCCGATGTTCTACGACTCGATGATCGCCAAGCTGATCGTGCACGGCAAAGACCGGCTGGAGGCGATCACCAAGATGCGCGAAGCGCTCAACGGATTCGTCATTCGAGGTATCAGCAGCAACATTCCGTTCCAGGCCGCGCTGCTGGCGCACCCGAAATTCGTGGCCGGTGACTTCAACACCGGCTTCATTGCGGAGCACTACGGCCATGGCTTCCGCGCTGAAGATGTGCCGCACGACGATGCCGACTTTCTGGTGGCGCTGGCCGCTTTTGTGCGCCGCAAGTCGCGCGAGCGCGCGGCGGGTCTGTCGGGCCAGTTGCCTGGCTACGGCGTGAAGGTCGGGCATGACTTCCGTGTGATCGTGCTGGGCGCCACGGGGGAGCACCTCTACAAGCCGGTGCATGTGGACGAGGTGGTGGGTCAACTCGGCTCGGCGCTGGTCACGGTGGATGGCAAGCGTTATGCCATCAGCAGCCCTTCGCGCCTGAACGACATCTGCATCACTGGCGAATGCAACGGCCAGCCTTTCACTGCGCAGATCGAGCGCGGCACGCCACGCAACCCGCTGGCGCTGGTGGTGCAGCACAACGGCACGCGCATCGAGACCATGGTGGTCTCGCCGCGCATGGCCGAGCTGCATGCTTTGATGCCGTTCAAGGCGGCGGCCGACATGAGCAAATATGTGCTCTCGCCAATGCCCGGTCTGCTGGTGGAGGTGGCGGTGCAGCCGGGCCAGAAAGTGCAGGCGGGCGAGCGCGTGGCGGTGATTGAAGCCATGAAGATGGAGAACGTGTTGTTCGCGGCGGCCGATGGCGTGGTGGGCAAGGTGCTCGCTTCTAGGGGCGAATCGCTCGTGGTCGACCAGCCCATCGTCGAGTTCGAATGA